The following are encoded in a window of Thermodesulfobacterium geofontis OPF15 genomic DNA:
- a CDS encoding HlyD family secretion protein, whose translation MIKDKKRIGFFILVALALFFLSWLIYFLWHRYHYAVTDAVFVQADNLIYVSFPKVNGKLIKLYKNEGDLVKKGEILAEIESTDYALKVAQLEKALKEVENQQSALGFNIAKLEKEIPLKVDQLTKQKDRLKEEERAKFYDIEKLKARLNQVRRDKVRYEKLYKDGLISAHELEEIQTQEKELENQISSVSAQLLAIKKQQEEIDKNIALTLNEKNTVLAYKSFLLSLEAKKKNLEKQKEEAEVYHTYTKLYSPVDGVIAKKFHSEGDVLNPGEPVYAIVDPNSFYVLVLLEETKLKGVKKGCPAKIKLDAYPDKDFEGIVDEVLPASAATFALVPRDISAGEFTKLAQRIYVKIKITKGDRSLLRVGLGGEVEIKRSL comes from the coding sequence ATGATAAAAGACAAGAAAAGAATAGGCTTTTTTATTCTTGTTGCTTTAGCTCTTTTTTTCTTAAGTTGGCTTATTTATTTTCTTTGGCATAGGTATCACTATGCGGTAACTGATGCAGTATTTGTTCAAGCTGACAATCTTATATATGTAAGTTTTCCTAAGGTTAATGGGAAACTTATTAAACTTTACAAAAATGAAGGAGATTTAGTAAAGAAAGGAGAAATTCTTGCAGAAATAGAAAGCACAGATTATGCCCTTAAAGTTGCTCAATTAGAAAAAGCTTTAAAAGAAGTGGAAAACCAACAAAGCGCCCTTGGATTTAATATTGCTAAACTTGAAAAAGAAATACCTTTAAAAGTAGATCAACTTACAAAACAAAAGGATAGATTAAAAGAAGAGGAAAGAGCTAAGTTTTATGATATAGAAAAATTAAAGGCTCGTTTAAATCAAGTAAGAAGAGATAAAGTAAGATATGAAAAACTTTATAAAGATGGATTAATCTCAGCTCATGAATTAGAGGAAATTCAAACCCAAGAAAAGGAATTGGAAAATCAAATTTCATCAGTTTCTGCCCAACTTTTGGCTATTAAAAAACAACAGGAAGAGATTGATAAAAATATAGCACTTACTTTAAATGAGAAAAATACTGTTCTTGCCTATAAGTCCTTTTTACTTTCTTTAGAAGCTAAAAAGAAAAATTTGGAAAAACAAAAAGAAGAAGCTGAAGTTTATCATACCTATACAAAACTTTATAGTCCTGTTGATGGAGTAATTGCTAAAAAATTTCATTCAGAAGGAGATGTTTTAAATCCTGGAGAACCTGTCTATGCTATAGTTGATCCTAATTCTTTTTATGTCCTTGTTTTATTAGAGGAAACAAAACTTAAAGGAGTTAAAAAGGGATGCCCAGCTAAAATAAAGCTTGATGCCTATCCAGACAAAGATTTTGAAGGAATAGTAGATGAGGTATTGCCAGCCTCTGCTGCTACCTTTGCTCTTGTTCCCAGAGATATCTCTGCTGGAGAATTTACCAAGCTTGCTCAAAGAATTTATGTAAAAATAAAAATAACTAAGGGAGATAGAAGTCTTTTAAGAGTAGGACTTGGTGGAGAAGTAGAAATTAAGAGATCTCTTTAA